The stretch of DNA AGTTGATGGTATCACTGttatgtaatttaaaataacaGACACTACATTGACCTTGATAAATATGATCATGATTCATTTATAATATAGCTAATTTGTATAGTTTAGTGAACTTCATATTTACACCATTTCCacacattttaataaacatgttatTTAACATTGGTTACAAAATTTTGTGTGCATGTTAAACAATATACAATATGTTCCAAGTTGCTTATGACAATTATAGACACTGAAAGTTGCTTATCTCAGACTAAGTGAAATCAATggaggaaaaaaaaattaattcaattaaaaataaagaagcaTCTTTAAGGGTGCATTCATACAGTCGCTCGTCATCAGATATTGATATGATCCAGGAGAAAAGTAGTTGTAATTTacatcatatttaattttttttgttaattcagaGTTGTCTTGATATAAAAGTGGGTattcaaaagtttaaaaaaaactcttggttggaaattattttgtataagttttaaaattagaaatttaattttttaactaactttatttctaatttaaaccCAATTACGATCCTGACCCAAttaccgaatatatcacaaactgatCATAGatgttaatgatacacaatttggttttcacgcaaaggcctaggaacgcgtgaagctcttttttcacttaatatacatactgatacaaagatgccttgACGTCAATCaaatatatacgcatgttttattgactacaataaagcattcgataaagtatgacatgaacagctgtcagaagaaattgaaattagacgtggagtgagacagggatgcatattttcgccaattctttttaatgcctactccgaagagatcctgaaaaaagctcttgagggtgaaacagctggaagaaaggtaaatggagtttccattaacaacattagatatgcggacgacactgtgatcttagtcgaaaatattgaagatcttcagaaactggtgaccagaatagctgagtatggaaaagagtatggtctaacaatgaatgtcaagaagacgaaatttatgagaatatcgaaaactcaaagaaataacgagaatcttttaataaacggaaccaacgtcgaacaagtggacaaatatgcatatctggaaacaatgattaactccacaaatgattacattcaggagatcaaaataagaatagaaaagactaaagcaaatttcaaaaaaatgagaaaagtgctatgtacaagggatttaaaattggaattaaCAGTTAGGtgggcgaggtgctatgttttttcgactttgttttatggaatggaatcttggaccttgaatgcgacatcaatgaaaaaactggaattaaaacaagaaaattggaatatctcggacatattacacatggagagaaatacaccttgctccaactgattatgcaaggaaagatccaaggaaagagaagcatagggaggcgtagaatgtcacgGCTAcgtaacctgagagagtggtacggatgtacatcaaatgaacttttcagagcagctgtctccaaagtccgaatagctatgatgattgccgacctccgccgcatggatggcacttgaagaagaaaacgATCGTGATACCCCGCGTACTTTtcgaaaacgtaaaaaaagcatATTTTGATATGCTTTTTATCTTTTGAACGAACATTTGAAAACTATAAGCGGtcgttattttgaaaataaaaagaaacgcTATATAAAAGGCGTAAATTGGGCAATGATCATACTTCGAACAGCATAAGTTTACATATTATACATCTGATTGGAATATAAAgtcaaaaaagtgaaaaaaatattgaCGAATAAAAAAGTTGGAGCATTAAAATGCAAGTGGCGTTCTTTACAGCACTTCTTTTTTGAAAGTCCATTTtgatattatataattttaaatcgaAACAAATTATACAACAATACAATAATTAAATACAAAACAAAGCTTATTATCTACTCAAAGCCAACAATAGTGTTTACCAATGAGGTAATATACACTATCACACCATCGTTGGTCTTTATATTACACCGCGTCGCCGGCGCCGCCTCGGTTTATCTCGAAGTGCCTGATTACTGAAAGAATTCGTTTTGTTTTGTGTTGCTGACATCCAGGTATTTTACTTAGTTTACAACATAGTTTGGTTATCTGTAATAAAAGTAAGAGTATTTCTAACCACGAGGAATCAGTACTTTGAGTATTGGGCAAATACTAGTTACTTTGTAACAAGTAGGTACTTTTTTTACATCACTAGTGCACAGATCAAAAAACAATCATCATCTCATTTTCGTCTGATAGAGTGGTCTTGGTTTTCTTCAGTGGGTCTTCGCCATTTTTCTCCACTCATTTGAGTGTCCCCTCTCTACAAAAATTCTCTGGATCTAGCACATGTGTCTCTTTTTCATTGATCATGAGTAAACATGTCACCAATCATGCGGATAGCTTGTCCATATCAAAATGTTCTCAAAAAATCTGGATTTTCACCATCAAACACACTCTTATGATTATGAATTAATTCGGCTTTCTCAAATTTCACTATTGCTAATGACTCCTCAGACCCACCATAAACAGCAAGACATTTCCATTTTGAATATTCACAATTCATTGAATTCGAACTTTAAACACAAACCCATTAAAACCAAAGTAATTGTTGTTTTAGCTTGAAATTTTGACAGATGTCATGCTTGGATGACAAATCTTTAGACAGGGAGCAATTCATTCTCATGTAATACCATCTATTGAAGTCCAGTATTACATTGAATTAATCTTTTACTATGAACTTTGTCATTATCTCAGAAATCCCATTAAAATGGAAAcaaaatgtaaatatatataatttcactaaactattaaaaaaatatattaataggtAATCATCCAGTTTTTGAAGGTTCTAAGAGGTATATAagggatagctgatgacaaatccttgaagAAGTACAGTTGatttatctttgtttttttttttctaaacaatCATGAAAAGtgaaaaaatgcattttttgcaactaaaacattttttatacattttagataaaaatggttcaaataaaagttgcagatcttaaaaagttctttaatttgtgagtttctaaattaaaatacataaacgaTTGACCaagataattacaaaaaaaacttatttttgcagtaatttagaaatgttaatgtttgttttttgcataatgacattTAATATAACTACTTAAATTTATGGCAATAAATGAGTTATTGAAGTTTGCTAAATCTCAGCTAGATCAACCTGGaaatagtttgtaagttatttaatctgtttatccCGAAGGACGATTATTTAAATGactgtacttgcccaaacagtgACTCTAGTATTTAGCAGATCACAATATATTCTTTGAGGCttcaattttaatatatattaaaaaaaacgtttgaaaaagggctgACTTTTTACCTTATAAACAtgtataactttgatatttttttatgtcaCGCACTTGTAATTAGGCTCACTGAAAATATAGtgaaaaaacatgatttttttattcacacataataaaaatttcattaaaacatCTACAGCAAGAATCAAGAATTACTAATTATAAATAGATTCAAAAAAGATTTTAACCTATTTATATGTCAGAAAGCAAAATGCTTATCCATACCTGGCGTCTTTTCCTTGGTGGTAATGGTGCTTTTCCTTAAGATTTAGAGTTTTAAATAGGTATCATTAAAAGAGAGGCAAAAGTGCAGGCAGCTctgtttgtatattttattgtaaataactCAAAACGCTGATATATCTCATCTATCAATCATATCAAATTCTTGAGGTTTGAAATGTTCACAAGGCTCTTATAATTCTAAGAAATGATATCTACATAGATATTTTAACACCAGTACTTGCAATATAAGTCTAGCTTCCTAGACTTTTAATTCTACCAGAAATTTAAATTCAAGTACTGTCAACAAGCAGATTGCATTGCTGGTTTATGGTTGTTTAAAAGATTCAatgtttatatttaagaaaagaaAGTTCATTCTTAATATGTCTTTATCTATATGGCTTTAATGTAATACCATTAATTGGGCTACTGTTTGTACACAGATCTCAtaatatatcttaaaattaaAATGATACTGCTAGAAATTATGCTATTAATACTAAAAATAATGTAGGTTCGTTAATTTAATAGTATGTCTCAAATAAGTGAACATTTACAATCATTGCCTAAAATAGAGACAGTTTAATACATTCATAATTGAGATCAAGGTTCAAAAAGACATAATACCTTAGCAAACTTCTAGAATCATTAAGTAATCCATTCCATAACTTTGATCCTGAAATAATGTGTTCTAGGGTGGAGTTGAGAAGGCAGTTCAATGCACCATATACAGTAACCTAGTTTTCACTACATCATAATATTCAGTCTCCCAAAAATGTATTTAAGTCTCTCAACAGTTGAAAGTCCAAATTTCCAAATAATACAATGAGCTAGCTCTGGATCCTatcacatttgttttttttttaaaggaaattgaaataaaaatgtcCAATAAAAGGCATTAAGACAAAATGTCAAATGTACTATCAGATATACATTAATAGAAAGCATATGGTATTAAATGGAATTAAATGCTATAAATTCCAATCAGAGATAGTATTTTACCAATTTTCAAGAAGTCTGAAAAAACAGACTGTCATCTCGAAACTCGATTACATTGGATGTTTTGTAGCACCATAAATATAAgtcaaaatatgtttaaaattgtaattttttatattatttaatccTTAAATACACCTCAGTATGTAAAAACACCCACGCAAAACaaattacatattacatattaaacAGTCAATCAATTCCAGTGACCCTTTTCCTAACATTTCAAGTGGGGTGTGGTACAACTAATTTTTTCTAGAAACATCTTATAAAAATGAGCACAACACCAACATCAAAAACTTACCGTTTTTTTATCAAGAATAATGTTCACAGTAACTTATTCACTGGTCTTCACTAAATAATAATTTTCTGGAGCCACAAAATGGCACCTCCTTGATAATCAACCTCCTTATTATTATCGATGACGTCATAATCAAATACCGGTGCAATGAATCCGCAATGCGCAAGCTACAAACAATGTTGTCACGtttaaaagaatttaaatttgtatatactaaaatatttttattggcgGCTCAAGATCACGATATAGAAATAAacttgaaatataaataaaatcggAGGCTTTTACAACCAGATTTGGAATTAACTAATCGTCTTCCGAATTTGGACCGTGTCTATTTGAATGACACGAATGGGTTCATCTCAGAATGTAACCAGAGGTAAAATAGAAATTTGGATTCACGTTTCTACTCTGTATATGAGCAGGGGAATCTATTAATCACAGTAAACTGAGTATTCAACGTACCTATAGGCAAAAACCAACAACCTGTTTTTGCCTATAGGTACGTTGAATACTGGGGATACGATGATTAACACGTTGCCCTGCTCCTGAAGAAGCTACTAACAAGGGAAGCGAAACGTAGAGATAGATTCACATAAGAACCATTTAAAAATGATTCACACACGGGGTTATCCCAAAAAGCACAGTCCAAACTGGGAAAACGATTAAGATGTAAAATTCAAACTTATAAAACTctatttaccatttatttcttaACTGTTTGACTAGCAATATCAACTATTGTATACAATATTTATCTTACGAGTAACTTCATATCCAATAATTACTCttcacgttttttttttttgttaatgcaAGTATTGCCTGATATAAattcatttataattttttataactaaattcCGAAATCGCTTAGGCAACATTGTAAATACCTTTTGATAACTATTTGACAACTAGTGTCAGCTACTGTCACTTTCTAgaaccaaatttaaatttttgaagaattaaatttattaaaaatataaatataagccCGAATCTTTTATCTATCGTAGTAATTAACTTCGTAATGATTTCGTTTttatgtacataatatatttaaaaataagtcttcattttaaattaccgtgaattaaaaacaaatatgttGATATCAATTATATTTGACAGCTctttaaaataagaaacaaaatctTAACCCTACTTTAAGATTAAAATGTATATGAATATTTTCAACAATTTGGAGTATAAGCTCTTCTATCAAAATATAATTAGAAACTATTCTTGGATTTCTCCTAAGGGTTTTGATACTGGAATAAAAGTATATAATTGTGTGTCAAGACGAAAAGAACCTTTAATTTTAAAGCGTAAAAATGTAGTAACATGGTACACTTGTGGTCCTACAGTTTATGATTCCTCACATATAGGACATGCCAGTTGTTTTATAAAGTTGGACATAATACAGAAAATATTAAGCAACTATTTTAAATACAATGTGATTACTTGCATGAACATTACTGATGTGgatgataaaataataaaaagagctTCTGAACTGGGAGTAAAATGCACTGAGTTGACGAAGAAGTATGAAAAAGAATTATGGTTTGATTTAAAGTGTTTAAAAGTAGAAGAACCAACTGTTGTCTTAAGAGTTACAGAACAGATTCCATACATTATTAGTTTCATAGAAAAACTTATTGATAATGGTCAAGCTTATAAGGCATCTGATCATTCTGTTTATTTTGATGTAAATAGTGTCAAGAAGTACGGCAAGCTGCAGAATATTGGTACCCAAGAAGAGAATAAGCCTTCTGGGGTGAAAAAACATGTTATGGATTTTGCTTTATGGAAATCCAGAAAAGATGAAGATCTTTTCTGGAAGAGTCCATGGGGTGAAGGTAGACCTGGGTGGCATATTGAATGTTCTGCTTTAGCTTCAAAAATATTTGGTAATGGTATACTGTATTTCTTCTGTAAAAAGCATAATTTTGATATTTGGGTACTAAATTTTTCATGAAAGCATTTACAAGCTGAAGTCAAAATTTTATTGAGGATCTGTATTTAATCTATAGACCCCTATGTCGCATTGTTATGTTGTTAAtaaatatgtataacaatttttagGGTCCAACATTGATATCCATGCTGGAGGTATCGATCTGAGGTTTCCACATCATGAGAATGAAGAAGCTCAGTCTTGTGCTTACCATGATACACCACAATGGGTCAACTACTGGATGCATACAGGCCATTTACAACTTAGTAATTCTGAAAAAATGTCAAAATCACTTGGTAATACATTACTGATCCAAGAAATGCTAAAAAGTGTGTCGCCAGAAGTGTTTAGAATGGCATGCAGTATGTCTCGTTATGAATACAATATGGAATATAGTGAAAAATTAATAGCAACAGCTAAAagcaattataataattttaagaaCTGTATACAATCTtgtaatgaatttaaaaatggttttttaaaaGCTAGTATTAATAGTGAATTATTAAATGAACATATTCATAAATGTTCTAATAATATTCATAGTGCCTTATGTGATGATTTTGATACTCCATCTgtgataaaatatttaaatcaactAGTTTCCACTACAAACAGTATGTTGCATTCCACACCATCCTCTGTGGATCAGCAAGGTTTAGTATCAATTCTGGGGGTGCAAAATTTAATTTCGAGTATTTTAGAATCATTTGGTTTTAGATTGAATGATAGTGAAATTATATCTAAGGACTTTAACGAAATTGTTgatgttttaaatgtatttaggCAGGATGTTAGAAATTTGGCTATAGTTGATAAAAATAAAGAACTATTACAACTGTGTGATAAGGTTAGGGATAATGCCAAAAAATGTGGTATAAATTTTAAAGATCGAGGGCAGGTTTCTTCCTGGAGTTTGTAatataagaattttaaaaatatatgttagtttttattatttacaattgTCTGTTATTTACTTACATTTTTTACAATGTAGCGAAATTGGCTGCCTTTGCTGTGAATCTTACAAATATTGATCCAAAGATTGTCAAAAGCGAAAGGATCTAGAACGATACAAAATGAGCAAGAAATAATATTTACTATCAAGAAAACTTTAGTACTTCGGAGATATGATACAGAAATATTTAGAGCAGCAGTTAATACAAAGATTCGCAAGATTCCCAATCTCTTGATAGAAAATAAAACGTGAAAAATTTTGAAGAATTATTTCTTTGATAGTCTTGGAAGTAATAAGTACATAGATCTCTATGTTTATATTCTTAGATATTAACCTCTTTGAAGAGGGCAGATCAAATTAAATTTAAGTCAAACAATTCCTACAATATAATCAATTTTCCAAGaagtaaattcttcttctttgtcaaccattttccatccactcctgaatgtaggtctctcccaattgcttccatctttctctatcttgcgctaatctaatccactgttcttacgtcatctacccatcttttttgaggtcttcccatgcttcttgttgtcgtccttggtctccattctagaattctccgtgtccacctgttgtcattatatcagGCTACGTGACCTGCATAGCGCCATTTCAGAAGTAAATTAATACCCCAAAACTATGGCATAGAGCAAATGAGTGGGTACTCTACTTAAACCAGGAGTTTGCAGTCTGTAGTTCTGCAGTTGTGTCCATTATAAAGCCCCATTGTATGCAGATATTGTATATGTGATTGACACATGCCCAGTAAGGAATCCTGTTATGACTCTCAAACTGAttccttcttgatttctgcagcACTTCAATCTTATTAGTACATGTTCATCTAATTAATGTATGGTTGATTAAGTATATTTTCCacatgtttaatttatttaaaataaaactatataGACAAAGACATCCTGTAATAATGACTAAATACAGTGGGCATTTCTAATAATTGTACTAGAAGCAACAAAAACATGTACATCCCTGCATTTCTTAAAGAAAATCAACATATTGGATCATCCAAATATATTCGGACAGCAGACTCATATATAATTGGATGGGATTTAAAAATGTCATTTCCTAGCCAATAATTGAATCATGAGAATATTCAGACTAGGAACTGTGGTTATGACATATTAATAGGTAGATAAATTGACTGAATAATTAGAATGAAACAAATTATGAGGCAGTAAATAATGAAATAAAGAACAACTCAAAACATGACAATATATCTATTTCGTGTTATTTCTCTCTCTGTCTAtgttcttcttcatcttcttgatAGAATAAGCTGGTTTAATTTCCCATATGCTGTTCCAAACCTTTTTAAGAATATTTAGTAAACAAGATTGATCATCGTATAAATGTGTTGcaaattgtgatattttaaaattaagatcCTTCACAACACATTATCGGGAAACatgtttagaaatattttcagAGTATAATTCAGCACTTTAATGTTTAACTGAATTCAAGCTTACTTTGGCATATCCACCATTAAAAACTTTCTCTAGAAAAACACAATCttcaaataaacatttattaaatatagaTCACAAATATTATGGCATTATAAACCTTTAACAAAATAATTTCAACATGTATACAAATATACCcacatttaaaaatatctttattaaaatacTTTAAGCTTTAATATTCcccttcttttttttctttttttggtacatataacaTAGAATCCAAATATAATCTCGTAAAATCACCAACGATGGATCTGTCTGGTAACTCTTGAGCAGTTCCATAAAGCGCCATCTACAAGACAAAAATTAAAACGATTACATAGTACATTACAAAAGTTCATGCTACTAATATTACCCGGGTTTTGCGAATGCGTGATTAAAAGAGCTTTGGTTAGGAAAacccaaagaatatagacgcatatagatGGATCTTTCACTGTCATTTTTTAGCATCGGCAAATATACACATGTTTGATCAAGATtttagttctttatttgtacCACTAGAGAGTAGTCATGTCGGCGCTATTACTGCTTCTAAAATATGTAAGAGTTGGGCAACAAATGCAACTTCAAATATTTTTATAGGCAGATGCCGCATGGTCATAGAATagcattaaatttttgcgttttataaaattttatgaagaaaataaaatattatttcaacttttaataaatgaatcttttgagaacaaatattataaactataaataaaattaatcaaaagtCAATCACCGGGAGAGAAAGCCCAAAAAATTGTAAGGTGTTTCGATCACAAAACAATTCCTGATATTAATTGCTTTTTAGCACATAcaccaaagaattattttttacaatttgaatattcgaaattgtgaagtataatttcggatttttgaattaaaaaaataaataagtaagtctcAAATAACGCCTGTTTAGAGCTCAACAAAGGAAGAtgagaaaaaaggcaaaaatgacTGCTGGAATATGGACCGAAGCAAATCCCAAGAAAACCAAATCAGCAACACTCGAGGATAAAAAGAGACTTCGGGAAAATACCGTCACCCCCCTCGTAACAGAGTTGCTAAGAAACCAAGGGGCTCTAACGAGCAAAACTAGGTCATACAACACCATGACAAAAGTATTCAGAATGGTGGTAGCATACAGACACCATCCCGATACTCAACTATCGGGCTCAAGCAAATTTGATCATTAACAAACTGGAGCAAGCACTTGACGATGATCCTATCGGAGGTCAAAATAAACTCCTGCAGTTTCATAAAACATCGTTTAGCGAAGGGACCCTGTGGGTGAGCTGTGTTAATGAGTATAAAAAAAATGGACGACTGAAGTGGTGAAGACTATTGAGGGCCTGTGGGAGGGAACAAACTTAAATATAATTGATCCAATAATATGCCCAAGCGCTGCATGGACCTCAACCGCGTCCCCGAGAAAGAGCTTGATGAAGAAACCATCAGGACCCGTCTAAAGAGGCAAAATCAAGACCTTAACACAGAAAACTGGTTGTGATCTCTGTTCCACAGACTGAACGACAGTAAAGATAAAGGTCTAGAGGGAGAAGTTATGAAGGAGATAGTTCTCAAATCAGCATAGCAACAGATAGCAAGAGATTGCaaacaaacctatttttaattcaaagttgtaaaattttattcaaaatgtaataaaaaaaataaatactatgaatattgtaaatatcataccattttaagctttaaaattaaaaataaagattttattgtgaataaaaacaaaaaagacagtttgcaaatcaatgacATCGAAATTTGATTAAGCGTTAATGCATAAGTTAAATAAATAGCTCCGTTCGTACacctttcccacttccccctaacgGTATCTGTCATGATGGtttaagccgacggccacggTTTGAGTTTATGCAATCACCTTCTTAAGGAGTGTTTTGAAGTATAAtaaccgtaaccaaatcgcccatttgaactgcacttctatatgcgtctatattctttggtaaaacGTTTAAATCTGACATTTGCATAAGGTACTGAGTCATCGGACCTCCTCATTCGACCATCGAACCAGGATGGACGGAccagtgaaaaaaaaaacgaaataaagaaatctaaaaaacaaaaacagttacCTTTCCAGTTACAGGTTGAGAAGGATCCTTCAAAATTTCATCCAAAGACGTTCTGACGTCTTCTAAGAACTTATCTGCTACTCCTGCTTGAGTATGTTGTCTAGTTACACACAGATGGATACTGAAATAGATAGTGTGTCATAATTGCCAAGGAAAAAACAACAGCAAATAACTTACCCTGAAGGGAATTGTAGAACGTTCAAACTCCATCCGCTTTCTTTTAGTGCCGAAGATAATCTGTATATCTCGAAATCGTTTGAACCGATGGCTATAACGCTAGTAACAGGTGTTCCAAAAATGAAAATACCCTTCATTCTGCGTAATCTATAAGCAATAACAGAACATATGTTTAGTAAAATAGTTAATTACTTATAGAAATAAAGAATGTTTGGACGTTTTTCACATTTGATCccagtgaagatagcctcaaattAGCTGTCAATTAAGTTTCACAGAACGAAATATTGCGTTGGCACTGTTGCCATGtccttataatgtatatgttatatgcttcaaatacaaagagataaagcttttaaaatgtaaatttttattatattattttatggattctgcaattttataccttacataaaacaacaaaaatagagaactgctaaagactgttaaacatcgaaaaatgtcttatctgggacatatagtaaggggaagtcgatataaaatattacaactgatccttaaagacaaaatagagggccgtagaggtgtaagAAGGAAACGGGTTTCTTGGTTGAGGAACATTCGAGAATGGACTCGGATATCA from Diabrotica undecimpunctata isolate CICGRU chromosome 4, icDiaUnde3, whole genome shotgun sequence encodes:
- the CysRS-m gene encoding probable cysteine--tRNA ligase, mitochondrial isoform X1: MYMNIFNNLEYKLFYQNIIRNYSWISPKGFDTGIKVYNCVSRRKEPLILKRKNVVTWYTCGPTVYDSSHIGHASCFIKLDIIQKILSNYFKYNVITCMNITDVDDKIIKRASELGVKCTELTKKYEKELWFDLKCLKVEEPTVVLRVTEQIPYIISFIEKLIDNGQAYKASDHSVYFDVNSVKKYGKLQNIGTQEENKPSGVKKHVMDFALWKSRKDEDLFWKSPWGEGRPGWHIECSALASKIFGNGSNIDIHAGGIDLRFPHHENEEAQSCAYHDTPQWVNYWMHTGHLQLSNSEKMSKSLGNTLLIQEMLKSVSPEVFRMACSMSRYEYNMEYSEKLIATAKSNYNNFKNCIQSCNEFKNGFLKASINSELLNEHIHKCSNNIHSALCDDFDTPSVIKYLNQLVSTTNSMLHSTPSSVDQQGLVSILGVQNLISSILESFGFRLNDSEIISKDFNEIVDVLNVFRQDVRNLAIVDKNKELLQLCDKVRDNAKKCGINFKDRGQVSSWSL
- the CysRS-m gene encoding probable cysteine--tRNA ligase, mitochondrial isoform X2, with amino-acid sequence MYMNIFNNLEYKLFYQNIIRNYSWISPKGFDTGIKVYNCVSRRKEPLILKRKNVVTWYTCGPTVYDSSHIGHASCFIKLDIIQKILSNYFKYNVITCMNITDVDDKIIKRASELGVKCTELTKKYEKELWFDLKCLKVEEPTVVLRVTEQIPYIISFIEKLIDNGQAYKASDHSVYFDVNSVKKYGKLQNIGTQEENKPSGVKKHVMDFALWKSRKDEDLFWKSPWGEGRPGWHIECSALASKIFGSNIDIHAGGIDLRFPHHENEEAQSCAYHDTPQWVNYWMHTGHLQLSNSEKMSKSLGNTLLIQEMLKSVSPEVFRMACSMSRYEYNMEYSEKLIATAKSNYNNFKNCIQSCNEFKNGFLKASINSELLNEHIHKCSNNIHSALCDDFDTPSVIKYLNQLVSTTNSMLHSTPSSVDQQGLVSILGVQNLISSILESFGFRLNDSEIISKDFNEIVDVLNVFRQDVRNLAIVDKNKELLQLCDKVRDNAKKCGINFKDRGQVSSWSL